TGGGCTTCTCGTTCACCACCTATGAGCCCGTCGCGCACCGGATCGCCGAGCGCCTGGGGCCGAGCCTCTTGTTGATGGGTTCGGCGTTTTTGGTGGGCTACGCCGTGGCCATACCCCTCGGCGTGCTTTCGGCCCTTCGCCCGTACTCGTGGGTGGATTACGCCACCGGCTTCCTCTCGGTGGCCGGCGTCTCCCTCCCGACGTTTTTCGTGTCGCTGGCCACGATCTACGTCTTTGCCCTGAAGCTCGGGTGGCTGCCGACGGGCGGCATGTACACGCTCGGGACAGAGCCCACATGGAGCGACCTGGCCCGCCACCTCGTCCTTCCGGCGGCCGTGCTGGCACTGGCCAACGTTGGTCTCGTCCTGCGGCTCACCCGGTCGAGCGCCATGGAGGCGCTGCGGCAGGACTACACCCGCACCGCGCGGGCGAAGGGGCTGCCGGAGCGGCGCATCATCTTTCGCCATGTCCTGCGTAACAGCCTCATCCCGGTCATCACCATGGCGGGCCTGCAGTTCCCCGCCCTCATCGGTGGGGCCGTCATCACGGAGCAGGTGTTCCAGTGGCCGGGGATGGGCTCGCTGACCATCCAGGCCATCCTCAGCCGGGACTATCCCACGCTCATGGCCATCAACCTGCTGGCGGCCATCGCCGTCCTGGCCGGGGGTCTGCTTTCCGACGTGCTGTACGCCGTGGTGGACCCGCGGATCCGCTACCAGTGAAGCCGGAGGTGAGATCGGACCGATGAGCGTCAACCCGGCGTTCAAAGCCGGCTCGCCCGCCATTGAGACCCCCTTGGGACCCGAGGGGGGCACCGCTTCCCGTTCGCTCCGGCAGAAAACGGGCGGGCAGTCATCTTGGGCTCTGGCGCTTCGCCGCTTCGTGCGCCACCGGCTGGCCGTGGCAGGGGTCGTGGTGCTGGGGCTCTTGACCGTGAGCGCCGTGGGGGCGCCGCTTTTCGCGCCGTACGACCCGACCGCCCTTGACCCCATGGCGTTTGGGGCGCCACCCTCGGCGGCACACCTGCTGGGAACCGACATGGTGGGCCGTGATGTCTTGAGCCGGCTGCTGTACGCCTCTCGGGTGTCGCTCCTGGTGGGGGTGGCGTCGGTGGGAATCAACGTGGCCTTGGGAACGCTGGTCGGCGGGGCCGCCGGGTTCGCGGGGGGCTTTGTGGATTCGGCGCTCATGCGCCTCACCGACGTCGTGCTGTCGTTCCCGTCACTCATGCTCATCCTCGTACTCGTGGCGATCCTGGGGCCGGGGCTCAACAATGTCATCCTGGTGCTGGGACTGTTGGGTTGGCCGCAGATCGCCCGGCTGGTGAGGGCCGAGGTGCTCC
This genomic stretch from Bacillota bacterium harbors:
- a CDS encoding ABC transporter permease, encoding MTRYLVRRIGIMLPVLVGITFVNFLIINLAPGDAVDLMINPTMSEADRMARRQALGLNDPFVVRYARWLRELVTGNLGFSFTTYEPVAHRIAERLGPSLLLMGSAFLVGYAVAIPLGVLSALRPYSWVDYATGFLSVAGVSLPTFFVSLATIYVFALKLGWLPTGGMYTLGTEPTWSDLARHLVLPAAVLALANVGLVLRLTRSSAMEALRQDYTRTARAKGLPERRIIFRHVLRNSLIPVITMAGLQFPALIGGAVITEQVFQWPGMGSLTIQAILSRDYPTLMAINLLAAIAVLAGGLLSDVLYAVVDPRIRYQ
- a CDS encoding ABC transporter permease, yielding MSVNPAFKAGSPAIETPLGPEGGTASRSLRQKTGGQSSWALALRRFVRHRLAVAGVVVLGLLTVSAVGAPLFAPYDPTALDPMAFGAPPSAAHLLGTDMVGRDVLSRLLYASRVSLLVGVASVGINVALGTLVGGAAGFAGGFVDSALMRLTDVVLSFPSLMLILVLVAILGPGLNNVILVLGLLGWPQIARLVRAEVLRLKGQEFVAAAQAIGVPDGRILFRHLLPNAFPPVLVAATFGTAQAIIAEASLSFLGMGVQPPTPSWGNLLTDAQSMAVLQGMPWLWAPAGLL